A genomic stretch from Arachis stenosperma cultivar V10309 chromosome 3, arast.V10309.gnm1.PFL2, whole genome shotgun sequence includes:
- the LOC130968176 gene encoding pentatricopeptide repeat-containing protein At4g16835, mitochondrial-like isoform X1, whose product MYYSGLVRNFVLTLSKRHVSSSSGLGCGSTMLVTPLPSQFNQSMFNNVVASNKLIANYLRLGDMDSALQVFDKMTVKSTVTWNSILAGYAKNLGNFEVVRQVFDKIPEPNSVSYNIMLACYLNNFGIHRARAYFDVMPVKDTASWNTMISGYAQIGLMGEARMMFLAMPEKNTVSWSAMVSGYVACGDLDSAVECFYAATVKSVITWTAMITGYMKFGRVESAEKLFQEMSQKTLVTWNAMIAGYVDNSRAEDGLKLLKTMLETGAKPNAVSLTSVLLGCSNLSALQLGRQVHQLVCKSPLSSDTTAGTSLVSMYSKCGELKDASKLFVQIQRKDLVSWNAMISGYAQHGAGEKALELFDAMKNDGMKPDWITFVAVFLACNHAGFVDLGVQYFDAMIRDYGIEARPEHYACMVDLLGRRGRLSESKDLIKSMPFKPHPAIFGTLLGACRIHKNLDLAEFAAKNLLALDPSSATGYVQLANIYAAQNRWEHVARIRRSMKDNNVVKTPGYSWIEIKSVVHEFRSSDRLHPELVSIHKKLNELEKKMKMAGYIPDLEFALHDVEEELKEQLLLWHSEKLAIAFGLLKVPLGVPIRVFKNLRVCGDCHTAIKYISAIEGREIIVRDTTRFHHFKDGSCSCSDYCVEDVYGYDGDDELQWLIESEKGLATWEVRFFMSN is encoded by the exons ATGTATTATTCAGGGCTTGTTAGGAACTTTGTTTTAACGCTGAGTAAACGCCACGTGTCCTCCTCCTCCGGCCTCGGTTGTGGCTCCACCATGTTAGTAACCCCACTCCCATCACAGTTCAACCAGAGCATGTTCAACAATGTCGTTGCCTCCAACAAGCTCATCGCCAATTACCTTCGATTGGGTGACATGGATTCtgctctccaagtgtttgataaaatgacAGTGAAGAGCACCGTTACTTGGAACTCTATCCTTGCTGGCTACGCCAAGAATCTTGGGAATTTTGAAGTTGTACGCCAAGTTTTTGATAAAATTCCTGAACCGAATAGTGTGTCTTATAATATCATGCTGGCATGTTAtttgaacaattttggcatccaCAGAGCCCGTGCTTACTTTGATGTAATGCCTGTGAAGGATACGGCGTCTTGGAACACGATGATCTCAGGTTATGCTCAGATTGGATTGATGGGCGAGGCGCGCATGATGTTCTTGGCAATGCCAGAGAAAAATACTGTCTCATGGAGTGCGATGGTGTCGGGGTATGTGGCTTGTGGAGACTTGGATTCTGCAGTGGAATGCTTTTATGCTGCAACTGTGAAGAGTGTGATTACCTGGACTGCCATGATCACTGGGTACATGAAATTTGGCAGAGTTGAGTCTGCCGAGAAATTGTTCCAAGAAATGTCTCAGAAGACTTTGGTGACATGGAATGCTATGATAGCTGGGTATGTTGATAATAGCAGGGCAGAAGATGGGTTGAAGCTTTTGAAGACAATGTTAGAGACTGGGGCCAAGCCTAATGCTGTGAGCTTGACTAGTGTGTTGTTGGGTTGTAGTAACCTATCAGCATTGCAACTTGGTAGACAAGTTCATCAGTTAGTTTGTAAATCTCCATTGAGTAGTGACACCACAGCCGGAACTTCATTGGTTAGCATGTATTCCAAATGCGGGGAGCTGAAGGACGCGTCGAAATTGTTTGTGCAGATCCAACGGAAAGACCTTGTATCATGGAATGCAATGATTTCTGGTTATGCACAACATGGAGCTGGTGAAAAAGCTCTGGAGTTATTTGATGCAATGAAAAATGATGGCATGAAGCCAGATTGGATTACTTTTGTAGCAGTATTTTTAGCTTGTAACCATGCAGGATTTGTAGATCTTGGGGTCCAATATTTTGATGCTATGATAAGGGATTATGGAATTGAAGCTAGGCCAGAACACTATGCTTGCATGGTTGACCTTCTCGGTCGACGTGGAAGGTTATCTGAGTCAAAAGACTTGATAAAAAGTATGCCGTTTAAGCCACATCCTGCCATCTTTGGAACGCTTTTGGGAGCCTGTAGGATCCATAAGAACCTAGATCTGGCTGAGTTTGCTGCCAAGAATCTGCTTGCGCTTGATCCTAGTAGTGCAACTGGATATGTTCAATTGGCCAATATTTATGCAGCACAAAATAGATGGGAGCATGTTGCTAGGATTCGGAGATCGATGAAAGACAATAATGTAGTGAAGACACCTGGATATAGTTGGATTGAGATAAAGAGTGTGGTGCATGAGTTTCGGTCAAGCGACCGATTGCACCCAGAATTGGTTTCTATACATAAAAAACTAAATGAATtggagaagaaaatgaagatggcTGGCTATATTCCGGATCTTGAGTTTGCATTGCATGATGTGGAAGAGGAGCTGAAAGAACAGCTACTTCTATGGCACAGTGAGAAATTGGCAATTGCATTTGGACTTCTAAAGGTACCATTAGGTGTTCCAATCAGGGTATTCAAGAACTTGAGAGTTTGTGGAGATTGCCACACTGCAATAAAGTACATATCAGCTATAGAAGGAAGAGAAATCATTGTTAGGGATACCACTAGGTTTCATCATTTCAAGGACGGGTCCTGCTCCTGCAGTGATTACTG TGTTGAAGATGTGTATGGctatgatggtgatgatgaacTACAATGGCTAATTGAGTCAGAGAAG GGTCTAGCAACGTGGGAGGTGAGGTTCTTTATGTCTAACTAG
- the LOC130968176 gene encoding pentatricopeptide repeat-containing protein At4g16835, mitochondrial-like isoform X4, with protein MEERTGGVAEDTASWNTMISGYAQIGLMGEARMMFLAMPEKNTVSWSAMVSGYVACGDLDSAVECFYAATVKSVITWTAMITGYMKFGRVESAEKLFQEMSQKTLVTWNAMIAGYVDNSRAEDGLKLLKTMLETGAKPNAVSLTSVLLGCSNLSALQLGRQVHQLVCKSPLSSDTTAGTSLVSMYSKCGELKDASKLFVQIQRKDLVSWNAMISGYAQHGAGEKALELFDAMKNDGMKPDWITFVAVFLACNHAGFVDLGVQYFDAMIRDYGIEARPEHYACMVDLLGRRGRLSESKDLIKSMPFKPHPAIFGTLLGACRIHKNLDLAEFAAKNLLALDPSSATGYVQLANIYAAQNRWEHVARIRRSMKDNNVVKTPGYSWIEIKSVVHEFRSSDRLHPELVSIHKKLNELEKKMKMAGYIPDLEFALHDVEEELKEQLLLWHSEKLAIAFGLLKVPLGVPIRVFKNLRVCGDCHTAIKYISAIEGREIIVRDTTRFHHFKDGSCSCSDYCVEDVYGYDGDDELQWLIESEKGLATWEVRFFMSN; from the exons ATGGAAGAGAGGACCGGCGGCGTAGCAGAG GATACGGCGTCTTGGAACACGATGATCTCAGGTTATGCTCAGATTGGATTGATGGGCGAGGCGCGCATGATGTTCTTGGCAATGCCAGAGAAAAATACTGTCTCATGGAGTGCGATGGTGTCGGGGTATGTGGCTTGTGGAGACTTGGATTCTGCAGTGGAATGCTTTTATGCTGCAACTGTGAAGAGTGTGATTACCTGGACTGCCATGATCACTGGGTACATGAAATTTGGCAGAGTTGAGTCTGCCGAGAAATTGTTCCAAGAAATGTCTCAGAAGACTTTGGTGACATGGAATGCTATGATAGCTGGGTATGTTGATAATAGCAGGGCAGAAGATGGGTTGAAGCTTTTGAAGACAATGTTAGAGACTGGGGCCAAGCCTAATGCTGTGAGCTTGACTAGTGTGTTGTTGGGTTGTAGTAACCTATCAGCATTGCAACTTGGTAGACAAGTTCATCAGTTAGTTTGTAAATCTCCATTGAGTAGTGACACCACAGCCGGAACTTCATTGGTTAGCATGTATTCCAAATGCGGGGAGCTGAAGGACGCGTCGAAATTGTTTGTGCAGATCCAACGGAAAGACCTTGTATCATGGAATGCAATGATTTCTGGTTATGCACAACATGGAGCTGGTGAAAAAGCTCTGGAGTTATTTGATGCAATGAAAAATGATGGCATGAAGCCAGATTGGATTACTTTTGTAGCAGTATTTTTAGCTTGTAACCATGCAGGATTTGTAGATCTTGGGGTCCAATATTTTGATGCTATGATAAGGGATTATGGAATTGAAGCTAGGCCAGAACACTATGCTTGCATGGTTGACCTTCTCGGTCGACGTGGAAGGTTATCTGAGTCAAAAGACTTGATAAAAAGTATGCCGTTTAAGCCACATCCTGCCATCTTTGGAACGCTTTTGGGAGCCTGTAGGATCCATAAGAACCTAGATCTGGCTGAGTTTGCTGCCAAGAATCTGCTTGCGCTTGATCCTAGTAGTGCAACTGGATATGTTCAATTGGCCAATATTTATGCAGCACAAAATAGATGGGAGCATGTTGCTAGGATTCGGAGATCGATGAAAGACAATAATGTAGTGAAGACACCTGGATATAGTTGGATTGAGATAAAGAGTGTGGTGCATGAGTTTCGGTCAAGCGACCGATTGCACCCAGAATTGGTTTCTATACATAAAAAACTAAATGAATtggagaagaaaatgaagatggcTGGCTATATTCCGGATCTTGAGTTTGCATTGCATGATGTGGAAGAGGAGCTGAAAGAACAGCTACTTCTATGGCACAGTGAGAAATTGGCAATTGCATTTGGACTTCTAAAGGTACCATTAGGTGTTCCAATCAGGGTATTCAAGAACTTGAGAGTTTGTGGAGATTGCCACACTGCAATAAAGTACATATCAGCTATAGAAGGAAGAGAAATCATTGTTAGGGATACCACTAGGTTTCATCATTTCAAGGACGGGTCCTGCTCCTGCAGTGATTACTG TGTTGAAGATGTGTATGGctatgatggtgatgatgaacTACAATGGCTAATTGAGTCAGAGAAG GGTCTAGCAACGTGGGAGGTGAGGTTCTTTATGTCTAACTAG
- the LOC130968176 gene encoding pentatricopeptide repeat-containing protein At4g16835, mitochondrial-like isoform X2, with the protein MYYSGLVRNFVLTLSKRHVSSSSGLGCGSTMLVTPLPSQFNQSMFNNVVASNKLIANYLRLGDMDSALQVFDKMTVKSTVTWNSILAGYAKNLGNFEVVRQVFDKIPEPNSVSYNIMLACYLNNFGIHRARAYFDVMPVKDTASWNTMISGYAQIGLMGEARMMFLAMPEKNTVSWSAMVSGYVACGDLDSAVECFYAATVKSVITWTAMITGYMKFGRVESAEKLFQEMSQKTLVTWNAMIAGYVDNSRAEDGLKLLKTMLETGAKPNAVSLTSVLLGCSNLSALQLGRQVHQLVCKSPLSSDTTAGTSLVSMYSKCGELKDASKLFVQIQRKDLVSWNAMISGYAQHGAGEKALELFDAMKNDGMKPDWITFVAVFLACNHAGFVDLGVQYFDAMIRDYGIEARPEHYACMVDLLGRRGRLSESKDLIKSMPFKPHPAIFGTLLGACRIHKNLDLAEFAAKNLLALDPSSATGYVQLANIYAAQNRWEHVARIRRSMKDNNVVKTPGYSWIEIKSVVHEFRSSDRLHPELVSIHKKLNELEKKMKMAGYIPDLEFALHDVEEELKEQLLLWHSEKLAIAFGLLKVPLGVPIRVFKNLRVCGDCHTAIKYISAIEGREIIVRDTTRFHHFKDGSCSCSDYCVEDVYGYDGDDELQWLIESEKVIDFSCGHLSAC; encoded by the exons ATGTATTATTCAGGGCTTGTTAGGAACTTTGTTTTAACGCTGAGTAAACGCCACGTGTCCTCCTCCTCCGGCCTCGGTTGTGGCTCCACCATGTTAGTAACCCCACTCCCATCACAGTTCAACCAGAGCATGTTCAACAATGTCGTTGCCTCCAACAAGCTCATCGCCAATTACCTTCGATTGGGTGACATGGATTCtgctctccaagtgtttgataaaatgacAGTGAAGAGCACCGTTACTTGGAACTCTATCCTTGCTGGCTACGCCAAGAATCTTGGGAATTTTGAAGTTGTACGCCAAGTTTTTGATAAAATTCCTGAACCGAATAGTGTGTCTTATAATATCATGCTGGCATGTTAtttgaacaattttggcatccaCAGAGCCCGTGCTTACTTTGATGTAATGCCTGTGAAGGATACGGCGTCTTGGAACACGATGATCTCAGGTTATGCTCAGATTGGATTGATGGGCGAGGCGCGCATGATGTTCTTGGCAATGCCAGAGAAAAATACTGTCTCATGGAGTGCGATGGTGTCGGGGTATGTGGCTTGTGGAGACTTGGATTCTGCAGTGGAATGCTTTTATGCTGCAACTGTGAAGAGTGTGATTACCTGGACTGCCATGATCACTGGGTACATGAAATTTGGCAGAGTTGAGTCTGCCGAGAAATTGTTCCAAGAAATGTCTCAGAAGACTTTGGTGACATGGAATGCTATGATAGCTGGGTATGTTGATAATAGCAGGGCAGAAGATGGGTTGAAGCTTTTGAAGACAATGTTAGAGACTGGGGCCAAGCCTAATGCTGTGAGCTTGACTAGTGTGTTGTTGGGTTGTAGTAACCTATCAGCATTGCAACTTGGTAGACAAGTTCATCAGTTAGTTTGTAAATCTCCATTGAGTAGTGACACCACAGCCGGAACTTCATTGGTTAGCATGTATTCCAAATGCGGGGAGCTGAAGGACGCGTCGAAATTGTTTGTGCAGATCCAACGGAAAGACCTTGTATCATGGAATGCAATGATTTCTGGTTATGCACAACATGGAGCTGGTGAAAAAGCTCTGGAGTTATTTGATGCAATGAAAAATGATGGCATGAAGCCAGATTGGATTACTTTTGTAGCAGTATTTTTAGCTTGTAACCATGCAGGATTTGTAGATCTTGGGGTCCAATATTTTGATGCTATGATAAGGGATTATGGAATTGAAGCTAGGCCAGAACACTATGCTTGCATGGTTGACCTTCTCGGTCGACGTGGAAGGTTATCTGAGTCAAAAGACTTGATAAAAAGTATGCCGTTTAAGCCACATCCTGCCATCTTTGGAACGCTTTTGGGAGCCTGTAGGATCCATAAGAACCTAGATCTGGCTGAGTTTGCTGCCAAGAATCTGCTTGCGCTTGATCCTAGTAGTGCAACTGGATATGTTCAATTGGCCAATATTTATGCAGCACAAAATAGATGGGAGCATGTTGCTAGGATTCGGAGATCGATGAAAGACAATAATGTAGTGAAGACACCTGGATATAGTTGGATTGAGATAAAGAGTGTGGTGCATGAGTTTCGGTCAAGCGACCGATTGCACCCAGAATTGGTTTCTATACATAAAAAACTAAATGAATtggagaagaaaatgaagatggcTGGCTATATTCCGGATCTTGAGTTTGCATTGCATGATGTGGAAGAGGAGCTGAAAGAACAGCTACTTCTATGGCACAGTGAGAAATTGGCAATTGCATTTGGACTTCTAAAGGTACCATTAGGTGTTCCAATCAGGGTATTCAAGAACTTGAGAGTTTGTGGAGATTGCCACACTGCAATAAAGTACATATCAGCTATAGAAGGAAGAGAAATCATTGTTAGGGATACCACTAGGTTTCATCATTTCAAGGACGGGTCCTGCTCCTGCAGTGATTACTG TGTTGAAGATGTGTATGGctatgatggtgatgatgaacTACAATGGCTAATTGAGTCAGAGAAG GTGATTGACTTCTCGTGTGGTCACTTGTCTGCTTGCTAG
- the LOC130968176 gene encoding pentatricopeptide repeat-containing protein At4g16835, mitochondrial-like isoform X3: MYYSGLVRNFVLTLSKRHVSSSSGLGCGSTMLVTPLPSQFNQSMFNNVVASNKLIANYLRLGDMDSALQVFDKMTVKSTVTWNSILAGYAKNLGNFEVVRQVFDKIPEPNSVSYNIMLACYLNNFGIHRARAYFDVMPVKDTASWNTMISGYAQIGLMGEARMMFLAMPEKNTVSWSAMVSGYVACGDLDSAVECFYAATVKSVITWTAMITGYMKFGRVESAEKLFQEMSQKTLVTWNAMIAGYVDNSRAEDGLKLLKTMLETGAKPNAVSLTSVLLGCSNLSALQLGRQVHQLVCKSPLSSDTTAGTSLVSMYSKCGELKDASKLFVQIQRKDLVSWNAMISGYAQHGAGEKALELFDAMKNDGMKPDWITFVAVFLACNHAGFVDLGVQYFDAMIRDYGIEARPEHYACMVDLLGRRGRLSESKDLIKSMPFKPHPAIFGTLLGACRIHKNLDLAEFAAKNLLALDPSSATGYVQLANIYAAQNRWEHVARIRRSMKDNNVVKTPGYSWIEIKSVVHEFRSSDRLHPELVSIHKKLNELEKKMKMAGYIPDLEFALHDVEEELKEQLLLWHSEKLAIAFGLLKVPLGVPIRVFKNLRVCGDCHTAIKYISAIEGREIIVRDTTRFHHFKDGSCSCSDYW; this comes from the coding sequence ATGTATTATTCAGGGCTTGTTAGGAACTTTGTTTTAACGCTGAGTAAACGCCACGTGTCCTCCTCCTCCGGCCTCGGTTGTGGCTCCACCATGTTAGTAACCCCACTCCCATCACAGTTCAACCAGAGCATGTTCAACAATGTCGTTGCCTCCAACAAGCTCATCGCCAATTACCTTCGATTGGGTGACATGGATTCtgctctccaagtgtttgataaaatgacAGTGAAGAGCACCGTTACTTGGAACTCTATCCTTGCTGGCTACGCCAAGAATCTTGGGAATTTTGAAGTTGTACGCCAAGTTTTTGATAAAATTCCTGAACCGAATAGTGTGTCTTATAATATCATGCTGGCATGTTAtttgaacaattttggcatccaCAGAGCCCGTGCTTACTTTGATGTAATGCCTGTGAAGGATACGGCGTCTTGGAACACGATGATCTCAGGTTATGCTCAGATTGGATTGATGGGCGAGGCGCGCATGATGTTCTTGGCAATGCCAGAGAAAAATACTGTCTCATGGAGTGCGATGGTGTCGGGGTATGTGGCTTGTGGAGACTTGGATTCTGCAGTGGAATGCTTTTATGCTGCAACTGTGAAGAGTGTGATTACCTGGACTGCCATGATCACTGGGTACATGAAATTTGGCAGAGTTGAGTCTGCCGAGAAATTGTTCCAAGAAATGTCTCAGAAGACTTTGGTGACATGGAATGCTATGATAGCTGGGTATGTTGATAATAGCAGGGCAGAAGATGGGTTGAAGCTTTTGAAGACAATGTTAGAGACTGGGGCCAAGCCTAATGCTGTGAGCTTGACTAGTGTGTTGTTGGGTTGTAGTAACCTATCAGCATTGCAACTTGGTAGACAAGTTCATCAGTTAGTTTGTAAATCTCCATTGAGTAGTGACACCACAGCCGGAACTTCATTGGTTAGCATGTATTCCAAATGCGGGGAGCTGAAGGACGCGTCGAAATTGTTTGTGCAGATCCAACGGAAAGACCTTGTATCATGGAATGCAATGATTTCTGGTTATGCACAACATGGAGCTGGTGAAAAAGCTCTGGAGTTATTTGATGCAATGAAAAATGATGGCATGAAGCCAGATTGGATTACTTTTGTAGCAGTATTTTTAGCTTGTAACCATGCAGGATTTGTAGATCTTGGGGTCCAATATTTTGATGCTATGATAAGGGATTATGGAATTGAAGCTAGGCCAGAACACTATGCTTGCATGGTTGACCTTCTCGGTCGACGTGGAAGGTTATCTGAGTCAAAAGACTTGATAAAAAGTATGCCGTTTAAGCCACATCCTGCCATCTTTGGAACGCTTTTGGGAGCCTGTAGGATCCATAAGAACCTAGATCTGGCTGAGTTTGCTGCCAAGAATCTGCTTGCGCTTGATCCTAGTAGTGCAACTGGATATGTTCAATTGGCCAATATTTATGCAGCACAAAATAGATGGGAGCATGTTGCTAGGATTCGGAGATCGATGAAAGACAATAATGTAGTGAAGACACCTGGATATAGTTGGATTGAGATAAAGAGTGTGGTGCATGAGTTTCGGTCAAGCGACCGATTGCACCCAGAATTGGTTTCTATACATAAAAAACTAAATGAATtggagaagaaaatgaagatggcTGGCTATATTCCGGATCTTGAGTTTGCATTGCATGATGTGGAAGAGGAGCTGAAAGAACAGCTACTTCTATGGCACAGTGAGAAATTGGCAATTGCATTTGGACTTCTAAAGGTACCATTAGGTGTTCCAATCAGGGTATTCAAGAACTTGAGAGTTTGTGGAGATTGCCACACTGCAATAAAGTACATATCAGCTATAGAAGGAAGAGAAATCATTGTTAGGGATACCACTAGGTTTCATCATTTCAAGGACGGGTCCTGCTCCTGCAGTGATTACTGGTAA